The Candidatus Nitrosocosmicus franklandus genome contains a region encoding:
- a CDS encoding acetolactate synthase large subunit, giving the protein MKASDLFVKCLESEDVKYVFGIPGEETNDLVLSISGSKTIRFILVRHEQAAAFMADVYGRLTNKVGVCLATLGPGATNLATGVANSNMDRSPILAITGQTSTNQMHKESHQNMDPVIMFTPITKWTWSIRDAEGIPEIVRRAFKIALEEKKGAAHLELPVDVARMNSSNKPLNKKRKNSSDVSCHDLTEAAEMIISSNAPIVLVGNGCIRNRSSNAVRNLLDVTGIYSVNTFMGKGVISDNSVTHLGTIGIKESDYALRALRLADLVITIGYDLVEYSPQNWNSTIPMKRIIHFDFTTAETDNYYDPDLEISGNIELGINSLLKSLNSLKPGFRIQKSQREKTITTLKIFQSIKSEIENRIYKFKDDLSYPIKPEKLINDVRELLLSDDILISDVGAHKLWIAKIYKTFEPNTCIISNGFCSMGFALPGAIAAKLEFPSKGVVAMCGDGGFLMNVQELETAVRLEVPVIVIVWCDSDLGMISTKQSLELGKSVYTRFQNPDFVKLAESFGAIGYKVEKTEDFKQILQRAKSSTRKPVVIAIDIDASRNRLLFEMGDNAIG; this is encoded by the coding sequence ATGAAGGCTTCAGATCTGTTTGTAAAGTGTCTTGAATCGGAGGATGTAAAATATGTATTTGGAATACCTGGTGAGGAAACAAACGATCTCGTATTATCGATATCAGGTTCAAAAACAATTCGATTCATACTTGTAAGACATGAACAAGCAGCCGCCTTTATGGCCGACGTTTACGGAAGGCTCACTAATAAAGTCGGTGTTTGTCTTGCAACACTTGGTCCTGGAGCTACCAATCTAGCAACAGGTGTTGCCAACTCAAACATGGACAGATCTCCTATTCTCGCTATAACAGGTCAGACCTCCACAAATCAAATGCATAAGGAATCTCATCAAAATATGGACCCAGTTATCATGTTTACACCCATTACCAAGTGGACTTGGTCAATTAGAGACGCAGAAGGAATACCTGAGATCGTTAGGCGAGCTTTCAAGATTGCACTCGAGGAAAAGAAAGGTGCTGCTCATTTGGAGCTACCTGTTGATGTCGCAAGAATGAATAGTAGCAACAAACCGTTAAATAAAAAGAGAAAAAATAGCTCAGACGTATCATGTCATGACCTCACAGAGGCCGCTGAGATGATTATTAGTTCCAATGCACCGATCGTGCTAGTTGGAAATGGATGTATTAGAAATCGTTCTTCAAACGCAGTAAGGAACCTTTTGGATGTCACGGGCATATATTCGGTAAATACCTTTATGGGTAAAGGAGTGATTTCAGATAATTCAGTTACTCATCTGGGTACAATAGGAATAAAGGAATCTGACTATGCTTTGAGAGCATTACGACTTGCAGATCTGGTTATTACGATAGGCTATGATTTAGTAGAATACAGTCCTCAAAATTGGAACTCAACAATACCCATGAAGAGAATAATTCATTTTGACTTTACTACGGCAGAAACTGATAATTATTACGATCCTGATTTAGAGATATCTGGAAATATCGAACTTGGTATTAACTCCTTATTGAAATCCCTTAATAGCTTGAAACCTGGGTTTCGCATTCAAAAAAGCCAAAGGGAAAAAACCATAACGACACTCAAAATATTCCAAAGCATAAAAAGTGAAATAGAAAACAGAATTTATAAATTCAAGGATGACTTGTCTTACCCGATCAAACCTGAAAAGTTGATAAATGATGTTCGAGAATTACTATTGTCGGATGACATTTTGATCTCTGATGTTGGTGCACACAAATTATGGATCGCTAAAATCTACAAGACATTCGAACCAAATACATGTATTATTTCTAATGGATTTTGTTCCATGGGCTTTGCACTTCCAGGAGCCATAGCAGCGAAACTTGAATTTCCATCTAAAGGAGTAGTCGCAATGTGTGGAGATGGTGGGTTTCTAATGAATGTACAAGAATTAGAAACAGCTGTTAGACTTGAGGTACCAGTAATTGTTATTGTTTGGTGTGATTCAGACTTGGGTATGATATCAACGAAACAGTCATTGGAACTAGGCAAGAGTGTATATACTAGATTTCAAAATCCCGATTTTGTGAAACTTGCAGAAAGCTTTGGAGCAATAGGTTATAAAGTCGAAAAAACCGAGGATTTCAAACAAATTCTTCAAAGAGCCAAATCCTCAACAAGAAAACCTGTAGTCATAGCTATTGATATCGATGCCTCGAGAAATAGACTTTTGTTTGAAATGGGTGATAATGCAATCGGTTGA
- a CDS encoding tryptophan--tRNA ligase: protein MSAEEANDSVNRREDRISLQDRDGEITSHESPNINSGEEFNVTPWEVAGEVDYTKLIEKFGTSLIDETIVSKIHDLTGEIHPFLKNRFFFSHRDLDWILREYEKGNKFYLYTGRGPSGQVHLGHLMPWLFTKYLQDKFNVKLIFQITDDEKFLYSEHSNYDSICHYTYENILDIIAIGFDPNKTRIIINTRDINYLYKLSTEIAKRITFSTAKAVFGFTNSTNIGMIGFPPIQGAPCFLPSLIEGKSTPVLIPAAIDQDPYWRMTRDIAEKLGYPKPAQIHSKFIPGLVSGGKMSSSKPDTALFTVDDPETLETKVKNTFTGGQPTVALQRKLGGNANICPVYWYLNYLFDSEKESRRRYIDCTSGNLLCGECKDDMIKKVKPFMKEIQTKREEAQDMICKFTVDGKDLNNDNTIQF, encoded by the coding sequence ATGTCTGCTGAGGAAGCGAATGATTCAGTTAATAGGAGAGAGGATAGAATTTCTCTACAAGATCGTGATGGAGAAATTACATCTCATGAATCGCCCAACATTAATTCCGGTGAAGAATTTAATGTTACGCCGTGGGAAGTAGCAGGGGAAGTCGACTACACCAAGCTAATTGAAAAATTTGGAACATCGTTGATAGATGAAACAATAGTTAGCAAGATCCATGATTTGACAGGTGAGATCCACCCATTCCTCAAGAATAGATTTTTCTTTTCACATCGAGATTTGGACTGGATTTTGAGAGAATATGAAAAAGGAAACAAGTTTTATCTTTATACTGGAAGAGGACCATCCGGACAAGTTCATCTAGGTCATTTGATGCCCTGGCTTTTTACAAAGTATTTGCAAGACAAATTTAATGTCAAACTAATATTTCAAATCACGGATGATGAAAAATTCCTATATAGTGAACATTCGAATTATGATTCGATTTGTCATTACACATATGAGAATATATTGGACATAATTGCAATAGGATTTGACCCAAATAAGACTCGAATCATCATAAATACTCGTGACATAAACTATTTATACAAATTGTCAACAGAAATTGCAAAAAGGATTACTTTTTCAACGGCAAAAGCAGTATTTGGATTTACTAATTCCACAAATATTGGAATGATAGGGTTTCCACCAATCCAAGGTGCTCCATGTTTTTTGCCATCGTTAATAGAAGGAAAATCAACTCCCGTGCTCATTCCTGCAGCCATTGATCAAGACCCTTATTGGAGAATGACGAGAGACATAGCCGAAAAGTTAGGTTATCCAAAACCTGCTCAAATCCATAGTAAATTTATTCCAGGACTTGTAAGCGGTGGAAAAATGTCGTCATCAAAACCTGATACGGCACTGTTTACCGTGGATGATCCAGAAACTCTAGAAACGAAAGTTAAAAATACTTTTACAGGAGGTCAACCAACAGTTGCGTTACAGCGAAAGCTAGGTGGTAATGCTAATATCTGTCCAGTATATTGGTATTTGAACTATTTATTTGATTCAGAAAAAGAATCAAGGAGGCGATATATTGATTGTACTAGTGGTAATTTACTTTGTGGAGAGTGTAAGGATGATATGATAAAGAAAGTAAAACCATTCATGAAAGAAATTCAGACAAAAAGAGAAGAGGCTCAAGACATGATCTGCAAATTTACGGTTGATGGAAAGGATTTGAATAATGACAATACAATACAATTCTAG
- a CDS encoding adenylate/guanylate cyclase domain-containing protein yields MYNLDSVGQDIFKGIQERVNHSIENGGLYIDLSTDSCRKFLQRKVNTNANVVVMYVDIAGSTQMSHDLSPIKLSIIIQIFSQEVSLSIVKFGGYVLKFVGDAVIGLFPADYNPNKAIMNSLDCAYYIQEIVKKGINPVFKNKSFQEIAVKIGIEYGSALVLLYGKNIEHAHIDLIGFSISIASKITSMAFPNEIVVGENIYNNVDSDKKKYFLALYDHYDKWSSVMKYNNNLKYHVYKYIKN; encoded by the coding sequence TTGTACAACCTTGATTCAGTAGGTCAGGATATTTTCAAAGGCATACAAGAACGGGTTAATCATAGTATAGAAAATGGTGGGTTGTATATTGATCTTTCAACTGATTCTTGTAGAAAATTCTTGCAACGAAAAGTAAATACTAATGCGAATGTTGTGGTCATGTATGTTGACATTGCTGGATCGACTCAAATGTCTCATGATCTGTCTCCAATCAAATTATCAATAATCATACAAATCTTCTCTCAGGAAGTTAGTCTTTCGATTGTTAAATTCGGCGGTTATGTACTTAAATTTGTCGGCGATGCCGTTATTGGTCTTTTTCCAGCCGATTACAATCCTAACAAGGCCATAATGAACTCCTTAGATTGTGCATACTATATACAAGAAATAGTAAAAAAAGGAATCAATCCTGTTTTTAAAAATAAATCCTTCCAAGAGATTGCTGTAAAGATAGGTATAGAATACGGATCGGCATTGGTTTTACTATACGGAAAGAACATAGAGCATGCTCATATTGATCTGATCGGATTTAGTATTAGTATAGCATCCAAGATTACTTCAATGGCTTTTCCAAATGAAATTGTTGTTGGAGAGAATATATACAACAATGTTGATAGCGACAAGAAAAAATATTTTCTTGCGCTTTATGATCATTATGATAAATGGAGTTCCGTAATGAAATACAATAATAATCTAAAGTATCATGTTTACAAATATATCAAAAATTAG
- a CDS encoding peptidylprolyl isomerase — translation MSLHYVETVYSQPIVNNIDSLAEMPSNFSFMLEPNIPNISGVPDNNFQQSINGSVLNDLVLLEDQLKLAQEKIESAGLENKDWKNYTSKSLGLSLEYPTDITFQKEGRETRFDPYRDLKIGNIEKDGFSISPSIYGMNLTDLRNVVESAKESHLNIDLNNSYLMLVEDLTPISIYGDIGYSYLISLIDQDLEKSKFVSNNTFLQHGNNIYRFVFVTNTDQYNQTNAIYNHILNSLVWQQEEIDSNQNSKISTNNTMNNNQSLILQNNVTNIDNNTATIETTQGPIKVEFYPDIAPNHVKNFQDLARKGFYDGIVFHRIVPGFVIQAGDPNTKNDSASRDSWGTGGPGYTINQEFNSIPHERGILSMARTNDPNSAGSQFFIVLNDSKFLDNQYTVFGRVIEGLEVVDKIADVSLNSNNQPVNEDLVRIENVTTE, via the coding sequence TTGTCACTCCATTATGTTGAAACTGTATACTCTCAACCGATCGTAAATAACATAGACAGTTTGGCTGAAATGCCTTCTAATTTCTCTTTTATGTTGGAACCCAATATCCCAAATATTAGCGGGGTACCAGACAATAATTTTCAACAGTCAATAAATGGTTCAGTTCTTAACGACCTAGTCTTACTCGAGGATCAGCTAAAGCTGGCTCAGGAAAAAATTGAATCGGCGGGATTAGAGAACAAAGATTGGAAGAACTACACTAGCAAGTCCCTTGGGCTATCTTTAGAATACCCCACAGATATCACATTCCAGAAAGAAGGGAGAGAGACAAGGTTCGATCCTTACAGAGATTTGAAGATAGGAAATATAGAAAAAGATGGGTTTAGCATTAGTCCTAGCATTTATGGGATGAATTTAACCGATCTTCGAAATGTAGTTGAATCTGCTAAAGAATCCCACTTGAATATTGACTTGAATAATTCATACTTGATGCTTGTTGAAGATTTAACTCCGATATCCATTTATGGAGATATAGGATATTCTTATTTGATATCCCTAATCGATCAAGATTTGGAAAAATCAAAATTCGTTTCGAATAACACTTTCCTGCAGCATGGCAACAATATCTACAGATTTGTCTTTGTAACAAACACTGACCAGTATAACCAAACGAACGCAATTTACAATCATATATTAAATTCCTTAGTTTGGCAACAAGAAGAAATTGATTCAAATCAGAATTCAAAAATTTCAACAAACAATACTATGAACAATAACCAATCATTAATTCTGCAAAACAATGTAACTAACATTGACAATAATACTGCAACTATTGAAACAACACAAGGTCCAATAAAAGTAGAGTTTTATCCAGATATAGCTCCAAATCACGTAAAGAACTTTCAAGATCTAGCCCGTAAGGGATTTTATGACGGGATAGTATTTCACCGGATAGTTCCCGGATTTGTAATCCAAGCAGGTGATCCAAATACAAAAAATGATAGTGCTAGTAGAGACTCTTGGGGAACAGGGGGTCCAGGATATACCATAAATCAGGAATTCAACAGCATACCACATGAAAGGGGAATATTATCTATGGCTAGAACAAACGATCCCAACAGCGCAGGTTCGCAGTTTTTTATAGTCCTCAACGATTCAAAATTTCTGGATAACCAGTATACCGTTTTTGGCAGGGTAATAGAGGGATTAGAAGTAGTTGATAAGATTGCTGATGTATCTCTGAATTCAAATAATCAGCCGGTTAACGAAGATCTAGTTCGTATAGAAAATGTAACTACTGAATAG
- a CDS encoding YncE family protein: MYVTNSGDGTVSIIDTSNTLVGTIVVDRSPRGIAYNPDNQNMYVSNAGNDTVSIIRSSDNMIISIINVGNRPIGIAYNPDNQNMYVSNAGNDTLSVIDSTTNTVIDTVTVEDEPIAIAYNPDNGYMYETSVGDNTISVIRSDNIVIYTIMGVDEPYGIAYNPDNGYMYVANNNANTVTVIGEESLTPPASPEPKTIGELLRSIIQNPLYVTNSIDSANQIRDILTDNYSDNDKLVCDLIKGDNQLTSNIREILKC; the protein is encoded by the coding sequence ATATATGTAACGAATTCAGGCGATGGCACAGTATCCATTATTGACACCTCTAACACACTAGTAGGTACCATAGTTGTAGATCGCTCGCCAAGAGGAATTGCGTACAATCCTGACAACCAAAACATGTACGTTTCTAACGCAGGTAATGACACCGTATCCATTATCAGAAGTTCTGATAATATGATTATTAGTATCATAAATGTAGGAAATAGACCCATTGGAATTGCGTACAATCCTGACAACCAAAACATGTACGTTTCTAACGCAGGTAATGACACATTGTCAGTTATTGATAGTACTACAAATACAGTGATAGATACCGTAACAGTGGAGGATGAACCAATAGCAATTGCATACAATCCTGACAATGGTTATATGTATGAGACAAGTGTCGGTGACAATACCATTTCAGTCATAAGGTCTGATAATATAGTGATATACACTATTATGGGAGTGGACGAACCCTATGGGATTGCATACAATCCTGACAATGGTTATATGTATGTGGCAAATAATAATGCTAACACAGTTACGGTCATTGGAGAGGAATCTTTGACACCTCCAGCTAGTCCAGAACCTAAGACAATAGGCGAACTGCTTAGAAGCATCATTCAGAATCCTCTGTATGTAACAAACTCAATTGATTCAGCCAATCAAATAAGAGATATTTTGACAGATAATTACAGTGATAATGACAAACTAGTTTGTGATTTGATAAAGGGAGATAATCAATTAACATCAAACATCAGAGAAATATTAAAGTGTTAG
- a CDS encoding zinc-ribbon domain-containing protein, whose product MVFCRNCGETLPSENSSFCPTCGKPQNNASAVTLAGQTKSTGAAVVIALIAGILGFNGIGHMYIGKIGRGIILLVIGWIILVLTFVFLPFGIIYIIFWLWQVYDVNQKAKYYNEFIINNGKTPW is encoded by the coding sequence ATGGTCTTTTGCAGAAATTGTGGAGAAACCTTGCCTTCTGAAAATTCCTCCTTTTGTCCTACTTGTGGAAAACCACAAAATAATGCTTCGGCAGTTACTTTGGCCGGACAGACCAAGAGTACAGGTGCAGCAGTAGTGATTGCACTGATAGCAGGTATTTTGGGCTTCAATGGAATAGGCCATATGTACATAGGAAAAATAGGGCGCGGAATTATCTTGTTGGTTATTGGTTGGATTATATTGGTCTTAACATTTGTGTTCTTACCATTCGGAATAATCTATATTATATTCTGGCTTTGGCAAGTTTATGATGTCAATCAAAAAGCAAAATACTACAACGAGTTTATTATAAATAATGGCAAGACACCATGGTAG
- a CDS encoding 4Fe-4S dicluster domain-containing protein: MSHTMTEYICEDCGSLLTHLNPTTLQSIKEVHSQLCPVKRQKILATAEAEKLKRASSSRNATIPMQAVQTAAGAPPSAASIPQQVATTPSSNEAADSSSLKLTGTGTDHVAAEGPIDTGFKSKRQPAGKFKGIQVWGPYDPPGQLGIWGTDVCVDFDICISDGACIDACPVNVYEWLETPGHPASERKPFMIREKDCIFCLACENVCPPQAIKIFKK; the protein is encoded by the coding sequence TTGTCGCATACTATGACTGAGTACATATGTGAAGACTGTGGCTCATTATTGACTCATTTAAATCCTACCACTTTGCAAAGTATTAAAGAAGTTCATTCCCAATTATGCCCAGTAAAGAGACAAAAAATTTTGGCAACGGCAGAAGCCGAAAAATTAAAAAGGGCTAGTTCTTCAAGAAATGCAACTATTCCTATGCAGGCGGTTCAGACAGCCGCTGGTGCACCTCCAAGTGCTGCTTCGATCCCTCAACAAGTTGCAACTACACCTTCTTCAAATGAAGCGGCCGATTCGTCTAGTTTAAAGCTCACTGGCACAGGAACAGATCACGTTGCAGCAGAAGGTCCAATTGATACTGGTTTTAAATCAAAAAGACAGCCTGCAGGCAAGTTTAAGGGAATTCAAGTATGGGGACCATACGATCCACCAGGACAACTTGGAATTTGGGGTACAGATGTTTGTGTAGATTTCGATATCTGTATTTCTGATGGAGCATGTATTGATGCGTGTCCAGTAAACGTTTACGAATGGCTAGAAACACCAGGACATCCAGCTTCGGAAAGAAAACCATTCATGATAAGAGAAAAGGATTGTATTTTTTGCTTGGCCTGCGAAAACGTTTGTCCTCCTCAGGCAATAAAAATATTCAAAAAATAG
- a CDS encoding phosphopantetheine adenylyltransferase translates to MKRYKCVTMGGTFDVLHLGHVDLLRKSFEIGSYVVIGLTSDEFAKYRLKKNLRNTFETRLKNLKTLILNQIRSTSFEITKLEEEFGPLMFSEYIDCLVVSSETSTKGEKINKIRSEKGLLPIDIIIVKMRLAEDGLPISSTRIKAKEIDPEGRILDLKK, encoded by the coding sequence GTGAAGAGATACAAATGCGTAACTATGGGTGGAACTTTCGACGTACTACATCTTGGCCATGTTGACTTGTTAAGAAAATCATTCGAAATAGGCTCTTATGTAGTTATTGGATTAACATCAGATGAATTTGCAAAGTATAGATTAAAGAAAAATTTGCGAAACACATTTGAAACTAGACTCAAGAATTTGAAAACCCTTATACTAAATCAGATTCGTTCAACATCGTTTGAGATAACAAAGCTTGAAGAGGAATTTGGTCCTCTAATGTTTTCAGAATATATAGATTGTCTTGTAGTTAGTTCCGAAACAAGTACTAAAGGTGAAAAAATTAACAAGATCCGATCAGAAAAAGGTCTTTTGCCTATTGACATCATTATAGTAAAGATGAGATTGGCGGAGGATGGACTTCCGATTTCATCGACACGTATTAAAGCTAAGGAAATTGATCCAGAGGGAAGAATACTTGATCTTAAAAAATAA